One window of the Canis aureus isolate CA01 chromosome 1, VMU_Caureus_v.1.0, whole genome shotgun sequence genome contains the following:
- the SLC7A9 gene encoding B(0,+)-type amino acid transporter 1, giving the protein MEENSLRNRRDDERSTGSIQAKEPKTTSLQKEVGLLSGICMIVGTIIGSGIFISPKSVLSNTEAVGPCLIIWVACGVLATLGALCFAELGTMITKSGGEYPYLLEAFGPIPAYLFSWTSLFVIKPTSFAIICLSFSEYVSAPFYSGCKPPEAVVKCLAAAAILLITTVNSLSVRLGSYVQNVFTGAKLVIVAVIIIGGLVLLAQGNTRNFENSFEGAKLSVGAISLAFYNGLWAYDGWNQLNYITEELRNPFRNLPLAIIIGIPLVTGCYLLMNVAYFTVMTPTELLQSQAVAVTFGDRVLYPASWVVPLFVAFSTIGAANGTCFTAGRLVYVAGREGHMLKVLSYISVKRLTPAPAIIFYGIIATIYIIPGDINSLVNYFSFAAWLFYGLTILGLVVMRFTKKDLERPIKVPIFIPILVTLISVFLVVAPIISKPAWEYLYCVLFILSGLIFYFLFVHYKFGWAQKISKPITMHLQMLMEVVPPEEALE; this is encoded by the exons GTGGGCCTGCTCAGCGGCATCTGCATGATCGTGGGCACCATCATCGGCTCTGGGATCTTCATCTCCCCCAAGTCTGTGCTCAGCAACACGGAGGCCGTGGGGCCCTGTCTCATCATCTGGGTGGCCTGTGGGGTCCTGGCAACACTGG GCGCCCTGTGCTTTGCGGAGCTCGGTACGATGATCACCAAGTCGGGGGGCGAGTACCCTTACCTGCTGGAGGCCTTCGGGCCCATCCCCGCCTACCTCTTCTCCTGGACCAGCCTGTTCGTCATAAAGCCCACCTCCTTTGCCATcatctgcctcagtttctccgaGTACGTCTCTGCGCCCTTCTACTCAGGCTGCAAGCCCCCCGAAGCTGTGGTGAAGTGCCTCGCGGCCGCTGCCATCT tgctcatcaccaccGTGAACTCGCTGAGCGTGCGGCTGGGGAGCTACGTCCAGAACGTGTTCACGGGGGCCAAGCTGGTGATCGTGGCCGTCATCATCATCGGGGGCCTGGTCCTCCTGGCCCAAG GAAATACAAGGAATTTCGAGAATTCTTTCGAGGGCGCGAAGCTGTCTGTGGGCGCCATCAGCCTGGCCTTCTATAACGGCCTCTGGGCCTACGACGGCTG GAATCAGCTCAATTACATCACGGAAGAACTCAGGAACCCTTTCAG AAACCTGCCCTTGGCCATCATCATCGGGATCCCACTGGTGACAGGCTGCTACCTTCTCATGAACGTGGCCTACTTCACGGTCATGACCCCCACCGAGCTCCTGCAGTCCCAGGCGGTGGCCGTG ACGTTCGGTGACCGCGTTCTCTACCCGGCCTCCTGGGTGGTTCCCTTGTTCGTGGCCTTTTCCACCATCGGTGCTGCCAACGGGACCTGCTTCACGGCGGGCAG GCTTGTGTATGTGGCGGGCCGGGAGGGCCACATGCTCAAAGTGCTCTCCTACATTAGTGTCAAGCGCCTGACTCCAGCCCCCGCCATCATCTTTTAT GGCATCATAGCGACTATTTACATCATCCCCGGTGACATAAACTCGTTGGTCAATTACTTCAGTTTTGCTGCGTGGCTCTTTTACGGCCTGACGATTCTGGGACTGGTTGTGATGAGGTTCACAAAGAAAGACCTGGAAAGGCCTATCAAG GTGCCCATTTTCATCCCCATCTTGGTGACCCTCATCTCCGTGTTCCTGGTCGTGGCCCCGATCATCAGCAAACCCGCGTGGGAGTACCTCTACTGTGTCCTATTTATACTGAGCGGCCTTATCTTTTACTTCCTGTTCGTCCACTATAAGTTTGGATGGGCTCAGAAAATCTCGA AGCCCATCACCATGCACCTGCAGATGCTGATGGAAGTCGTGCCGCCGGAGGAAGCCCTGGAGTAA